The following proteins come from a genomic window of Pseudomonas putida:
- the queC gene encoding 7-cyano-7-deazaguanine synthase QueC translates to MTEKRAVILLSGGLDSATVVAMAKAEGYSCYTMSFDYGQRHRAELNAAARVARDLGVVEHKVIGLNLDGIGGSALTDSSIDVPETPGEGIPVTYVPARNTVFLSLALGWAEVLQARDIFIGVNAVDYSGYPDCRPEFVEAFERMANLATKAGVEGQGFRIQAPLQNMSKAQIVQAGMARGVDYSLTVSCYQADDEGRACGKCDSCRLRADGFKAAGVEDPTRYF, encoded by the coding sequence ATGACTGAGAAACGCGCAGTAATCCTGCTGTCCGGCGGCCTCGACTCGGCCACTGTCGTCGCCATGGCCAAGGCTGAAGGCTATAGCTGCTACACCATGAGCTTCGACTATGGCCAGCGCCATCGTGCTGAATTGAACGCTGCTGCGCGGGTCGCTCGTGACTTGGGCGTCGTTGAGCACAAGGTCATCGGCTTGAACCTCGATGGCATCGGTGGTTCGGCGCTGACCGACAGCAGCATCGATGTACCGGAAACCCCGGGCGAGGGTATTCCAGTGACCTATGTGCCGGCACGCAATACCGTATTCCTGTCCTTGGCCCTGGGCTGGGCAGAAGTGCTGCAAGCGCGCGATATCTTTATCGGCGTCAATGCCGTGGACTACTCGGGCTACCCTGATTGCCGCCCAGAGTTCGTCGAAGCGTTCGAACGCATGGCCAACCTCGCGACCAAGGCCGGTGTCGAGGGGCAGGGCTTCCGGATCCAGGCGCCACTACAGAACATGAGCAAGGCGCAGATCGTGCAGGCCGGTATGGCCCGTGGTGTGGATTACAGCCTGACAGTCTCCTGCTACCAGGCCGACGATGAGGGCCGCGCCTGTGGCAAGTGCGACAGCTGCCGCCTGCGCGCCGACGGCTTCAAGGCTGCCGGAGTAGAAGACCCAACCCGTTATTTTTGA
- the queE gene encoding 7-carboxy-7-deazaguanine synthase QueE has protein sequence MQDTLRITEVFYSLQGETRTAGLPTVFVRLTGCPLRCQYCDSAYAFSGGTVRSLDSIMEQVAGFKPRYVCVTGGEPLAQPNALPLLQRLCDAGYEVSLETSGALDISATDIRVSRVVDLKTPGSEESHRNLYENIEHLTRNDQVKFVICSREDYDWAVSKLIQYNLAERAGEVLFSPSHHQVKASDLADWIVADNLPVRFQLQLHKLLWNDEPGR, from the coding sequence ATGCAAGACACATTACGTATCACCGAAGTCTTTTACTCTTTGCAGGGTGAAACACGCACGGCTGGGCTGCCCACGGTATTCGTGCGCCTGACCGGTTGCCCCCTGCGCTGTCAATATTGCGACAGTGCCTACGCCTTCAGTGGCGGTACTGTGCGTAGCCTCGATTCGATCATGGAACAGGTGGCCGGCTTCAAACCGCGCTATGTGTGCGTCACTGGCGGCGAACCGCTGGCCCAGCCGAATGCCTTGCCACTGTTGCAGCGTCTGTGCGATGCCGGCTATGAGGTTTCGCTCGAGACCAGTGGTGCCCTGGATATCTCGGCTACCGATATTCGCGTCAGCCGCGTGGTCGACCTAAAGACCCCGGGCTCTGAAGAGTCCCACCGCAACCTCTACGAGAACATTGAGCACCTGACCCGCAATGACCAGGTCAAGTTCGTCATCTGTTCACGCGAGGACTATGACTGGGCGGTTTCCAAGCTGATTCAGTACAACCTTGCCGAGCGAGCCGGCGAGGTGCTGTTTTCGCCAAGCCATCACCAGGTGAAGGCCAGTGATCTGGCCGACTGGATCGTTGCCGACAACCTGCCCGTGCGCTTCCAGCTGCAGCTGCACAAGCTGCTGTGGAACGACGAGCCCGGACGTTGA
- the ybgF gene encoding tol-pal system protein YbgF produces MRMCRRAVTVLALSLPLSAWAAVPVVDDNAGAYPPSGYGTSGAYAGAGASTPASAQGQLFMQLQQMQDQISRQQGIIEELQNDVARMKQESLERYQDLDRRINSGGAPAATPDNSSTGGAPDAAAGAAAGAAGAAAQQPAANSEPGDPAKEKLYYDAAFDLIKQKDFDKASQAFGAFLRKYPNSQYAGNAQYWLGEVNLAKGDLQSASQAFAQVSQKYPKHSKVPDSLYKLADVERRMGHTDKVKGILQQVITQYPGTSAAQLAQRDLQKL; encoded by the coding sequence ATGCGTATGTGCCGTCGTGCTGTAACCGTCCTCGCACTCAGCCTTCCGCTTTCGGCGTGGGCTGCGGTTCCTGTAGTAGATGACAACGCAGGTGCTTACCCACCTTCGGGTTATGGCACGAGCGGCGCCTATGCCGGGGCAGGGGCTTCGACCCCTGCCTCAGCACAGGGCCAGCTGTTCATGCAGCTGCAACAGATGCAGGACCAGATATCCCGCCAGCAAGGCATCATCGAAGAGCTGCAAAACGATGTCGCCCGCATGAAGCAGGAAAGCCTGGAGCGTTACCAGGATCTGGACCGCCGCATCAACAGTGGTGGCGCGCCTGCCGCGACCCCCGATAATTCCTCCACCGGTGGTGCACCCGATGCCGCCGCCGGTGCAGCAGCAGGCGCCGCTGGCGCTGCTGCACAGCAACCGGCCGCCAACAGCGAGCCGGGTGATCCGGCGAAAGAGAAGCTCTATTACGATGCCGCTTTCGACCTGATCAAGCAGAAGGACTTCGACAAGGCCAGCCAGGCGTTCGGCGCCTTCCTGCGCAAGTACCCGAACAGCCAGTACGCAGGCAACGCCCAGTATTGGCTGGGTGAGGTGAACCTGGCCAAGGGTGACCTGCAAAGTGCCAGCCAAGCCTTTGCCCAGGTTAGCCAGAAGTACCCCAAGCACAGCAAGGTACCGGACTCCCTGTACAAGCTGGCCGACGTCGAGCGTCGCATGGGCCATACCGACAAGGTCAAAGGCATCCTGCAGCAAGTCATCACCCAGTACCCCGGCACTTCCGCCGCACAGCTGGCGCAGCGTGACCTGCAGAAGCTCTAA
- the pal gene encoding peptidoglycan-associated lipoprotein Pal has translation MEMLKFGKFAALALAMAVAVGCSSKGGDNAGEGAVDPNAGYGANTGAVDGSLSEEAALRAITTFYFEYDSSDLKPEAMRALDVHAKDLKSNGNRVVLEGNTDERGTREYNMALGERRAKAVQRYLVLQGVSPAQLELVSYGEERPVATGNDEQSWAQNRRVELRK, from the coding sequence ATGGAAATGCTGAAGTTTGGTAAATTTGCTGCGCTGGCTCTGGCCATGGCTGTAGCTGTAGGTTGCTCCTCGAAGGGCGGTGACAACGCTGGCGAAGGCGCTGTCGACCCTAACGCTGGCTACGGTGCCAACACTGGCGCTGTTGACGGTTCCCTGAGCGAAGAAGCCGCCCTGCGCGCAATCACCACCTTCTACTTCGAATACGACAGCTCGGACCTGAAGCCAGAAGCCATGCGCGCTCTGGACGTTCACGCCAAGGACCTGAAGTCCAACGGCAACCGTGTTGTTCTGGAAGGCAACACCGACGAGCGCGGTACTCGCGAGTACAACATGGCTCTGGGCGAGCGTCGTGCCAAGGCCGTTCAGCGCTACCTGGTTCTGCAGGGTGTTTCCCCTGCTCAGCTGGAACTGGTCTCCTACGGCGAAGAGCGTCCAGTTGCCACCGGCAACGACGAGCAGTCCTGGGCTCAGAACCGCCGCGTAGAACTGCGTAAGTAA
- the tolB gene encoding Tol-Pal system beta propeller repeat protein TolB: MLCCVAGMAMAEEKNILVTSGSDRATPIAVVPFGLQGGSVLPEDMADIIGNDLRNSGYYSPIPRQNMISQPTQASEVIFRDWKALGAQYVMVGSIVPSGGRLQVQYALFNVATEQQVLTGSVAGSVDQLRDMSHYIADQSFEKLTGIKGAFSTRMLYVTAERFSTNNTRYTLQRSDYDGARAVTLLQSREPILSPRFAPDGKRIAYVSFEQKRPRIFIQHIDTGRREQVTNFEGLNGAPAWSPDGSRLAFVLSKDGNPDIYVMNVASRQISRVTAGPGINTEPFWGKDGNTLYFTSDRGGKPQIYKQSVSGGSAERVTFVGNYNANPKLSADEKTLVMIHRQQGFTNFKVAAQDLQRGSVKILSETSLDESPTVAPNGTMLIYATRQQGRGVLMLVSLNGRVRLPLPTAQGEVREPSWSPYLN; encoded by the coding sequence ATGCTGTGCTGCGTGGCAGGCATGGCCATGGCAGAGGAAAAGAACATCCTGGTCACCAGCGGCAGCGATCGGGCCACGCCCATCGCGGTAGTGCCGTTCGGTCTGCAGGGTGGCAGTGTGCTGCCGGAAGACATGGCCGATATCATCGGCAATGACCTGCGCAACTCCGGTTACTACTCGCCCATCCCACGGCAGAACATGATCAGCCAGCCTACCCAGGCCAGCGAAGTGATCTTCCGTGACTGGAAAGCCTTGGGCGCCCAGTACGTGATGGTCGGCAGCATCGTGCCGTCGGGCGGTCGCCTGCAGGTGCAGTACGCGCTGTTCAACGTCGCCACCGAGCAGCAAGTGCTGACCGGCAGCGTTGCCGGCAGCGTCGACCAACTGCGCGACATGTCGCACTACATCGCCGACCAGTCGTTCGAGAAGCTCACCGGCATCAAGGGTGCGTTTTCCACTCGCATGCTGTACGTGACCGCCGAGCGCTTCTCGACCAACAATACCCGCTACACCCTGCAGCGTTCGGACTACGACGGTGCGCGTGCAGTGACCTTGCTGCAGTCGCGTGAGCCTATCCTGTCGCCACGTTTCGCGCCGGACGGCAAGCGTATCGCCTATGTCTCGTTCGAGCAGAAGCGTCCGCGCATTTTCATCCAGCACATCGACACCGGCCGCCGCGAACAGGTCACCAACTTCGAAGGCCTCAATGGTGCTCCGGCCTGGTCGCCGGATGGTTCGCGCCTGGCGTTCGTGCTGTCCAAGGACGGCAACCCGGACATCTACGTGATGAACGTGGCTTCGCGCCAGATCAGCCGTGTCACTGCCGGCCCGGGTATCAATACCGAGCCGTTCTGGGGCAAGGATGGCAACACTCTGTACTTCACCTCCGACCGTGGCGGCAAGCCGCAGATCTACAAACAGTCGGTCAGTGGTGGTAGCGCCGAGCGTGTGACGTTCGTAGGTAACTACAACGCCAACCCGAAACTTTCGGCGGACGAAAAGACGCTGGTAATGATCCATCGTCAGCAGGGATTCACCAACTTCAAAGTGGCGGCACAAGACTTGCAGAGAGGAAGTGTAAAGATTCTCTCGGAAACAAGTCTTGATGAGTCTCCCACTGTTGCGCCAAACGGCACCATGCTAATCTACGCCACCCGCCAGCAGGGCCGGGGAGTCTTGATGCTCGTGTCGCTTAATGGCCGCGTGAGGCTCCCACTTCCTACCGCTCAAGGCGAAGTCAGAGAACCGTCCTGGTCCCCTTACCTGAACTGA
- the tolA gene encoding cell envelope integrity protein TolA, with protein MQQREPSASESYFWPSVWAIGLHVLVFALLFVSFAMTPELPPSKPIVQATLYQLKSKSQATTQTNQKIAGEAKKTASRQTEVEQLEQKKVEQEAVKAAEQKKADAAQKAEEAREAAEAKKAEDAAKAAEAKKAAEAKKADEAKKAAEKQQADIAKKKAEEEAKKQAAEEAKKQAAEDAKKKAAEEAKKKAAEDAKKKAAAEDAKKKAAEEAKKKAAADAQKKKAQEAARKAAEDKKAQALAELLSDTTERQQALADEQGDQVAGDFDDLIRMRAAEGWARPPSARKGMTVVLQINMLPDGTITSVSVSRSSGDGPFDSSAVAAVKNIGRLTEMQGLKPNEFNPYRSFKMTFTPEDLAL; from the coding sequence ATGCAACAGCGAGAGCCATCCGCCTCGGAAAGCTACTTCTGGCCCAGTGTCTGGGCCATCGGCCTGCATGTGCTTGTGTTCGCATTGCTGTTCGTCAGTTTTGCCATGACGCCAGAATTGCCGCCTTCCAAGCCGATCGTTCAGGCTACGCTGTATCAGCTCAAGTCCAAGAGTCAGGCGACCACCCAGACCAATCAGAAGATTGCCGGGGAAGCGAAAAAAACCGCGTCGCGTCAGACCGAAGTCGAGCAGCTGGAACAGAAGAAGGTCGAGCAGGAGGCCGTAAAGGCTGCGGAACAAAAGAAAGCCGATGCCGCTCAAAAGGCCGAGGAGGCTCGCGAAGCCGCCGAGGCGAAGAAGGCAGAAGACGCTGCCAAGGCCGCCGAGGCCAAGAAAGCCGCCGAAGCCAAAAAGGCCGACGAGGCGAAGAAGGCCGCTGAAAAGCAACAGGCCGACATCGCCAAGAAAAAGGCTGAGGAAGAGGCCAAGAAGCAGGCGGCCGAAGAGGCCAAGAAACAAGCCGCCGAGGATGCCAAGAAAAAGGCAGCTGAGGAGGCCAAGAAGAAAGCAGCCGAGGACGCCAAGAAGAAGGCGGCGGCCGAGGACGCGAAGAAGAAGGCAGCTGAAGAGGCCAAGAAAAAGGCCGCTGCAGATGCCCAGAAGAAAAAGGCACAGGAGGCGGCCCGCAAGGCGGCAGAAGACAAGAAAGCCCAGGCCCTGGCCGAGCTGTTGTCCGATACCACCGAGCGGCAGCAGGCGCTGGCCGACGAGCAGGGTGACCAGGTGGCCGGCGACTTCGACGACCTGATCCGCATGCGCGCGGCCGAAGGCTGGGCGCGTCCACCTTCAGCGCGCAAGGGCATGACGGTAGTCCTGCAGATCAACATGCTGCCCGATGGCACCATCACCAGTGTCAGCGTGTCGCGCTCCAGTGGCGACGGTCCGTTCGACAGTTCTGCGGTGGCAGCAGTGAAGAACATCGGTCGTCTGACCGAAATGCAGGGCTTGAAGCCGAACGAGTTCAATCCGTACCGTTCGTTCAAGATGACATTTACACCTGAGGATCTAGCGTTGTGA
- the tolR gene encoding protein TolR, translating to MARVRHKRKPVAEMNVVPYIDVMLVLLVIFMVTAPMLNQGVKVDLPKVSSEALPQDNNVQILTISIKADKTYYWNLGSEVDTDKQMDKAMTLPEMTSAVTKIIAAGRDQGKQTQVFIRGDKAVDYGAVMGAMGGLQKAGVGNVGLITEAP from the coding sequence ATGGCCCGAGTTCGCCACAAACGCAAGCCGGTCGCCGAGATGAACGTGGTGCCCTACATCGACGTGATGCTGGTGCTGCTGGTCATCTTCATGGTGACGGCTCCCATGCTCAATCAGGGCGTGAAGGTCGACCTGCCCAAGGTTTCCAGCGAAGCCTTGCCGCAGGACAACAATGTCCAGATCCTCACCATCTCCATCAAGGCTGACAAGACCTATTACTGGAACCTGGGCAGCGAAGTCGACACCGACAAGCAAATGGACAAGGCCATGACCTTGCCTGAAATGACCAGTGCAGTGACCAAGATCATTGCCGCCGGTCGCGACCAGGGCAAGCAGACCCAGGTCTTCATTCGTGGCGACAAGGCTGTCGACTACGGCGCGGTCATGGGTGCCATGGGCGGGTTGCAGAAGGCCGGTGTCGGTAACGTTGGCCTGATTACCGAGGCGCCCTGA
- the tolQ gene encoding protein TolQ, producing the protein MEANVVDHTSMWSLVSNASVVVQLVMLTLVAASVTSWIMIFQRSTMLRAGRRALDAFEERFWSGIDLSKLYRQAGSNPDPDSGVEQVFRAGFKEFSRLRQQPGVDPDAVMEGVGRAMRVAISREEEKLEQSLPFLATVGSTSPYIGLFGTVWGIMNSFRGLASAQQATLATVAPGIAEALIATAIGLFAAIPAVIAYNRFAARSEVLIGRYYTFADEFQAILHRKVHTSEE; encoded by the coding sequence GTGGAAGCTAACGTCGTCGACCATACCTCCATGTGGAGTCTGGTCAGCAATGCCAGCGTGGTGGTACAGCTGGTAATGCTGACCCTGGTGGCCGCCTCGGTCACCTCATGGATCATGATCTTCCAGCGCAGCACCATGCTGCGCGCCGGTCGTCGTGCGCTGGATGCCTTCGAGGAACGCTTCTGGTCGGGTATCGACCTGTCCAAGCTGTACCGTCAGGCAGGCAGCAACCCGGACCCGGATTCGGGCGTGGAGCAGGTCTTCCGGGCCGGCTTCAAGGAGTTCTCGCGTCTGCGCCAGCAGCCGGGTGTGGACCCCGACGCGGTCATGGAAGGCGTAGGCCGGGCCATGCGCGTAGCCATCTCGCGTGAGGAAGAAAAACTCGAGCAGAGCCTGCCGTTCCTCGCCACCGTTGGTTCGACCAGCCCGTACATCGGCCTGTTCGGTACCGTGTGGGGCATCATGAACTCCTTCCGCGGCCTGGCCAGCGCCCAGCAGGCGACCCTGGCCACCGTGGCTCCGGGTATCGCCGAAGCGCTGATTGCGACCGCCATCGGCCTGTTCGCGGCAATCCCCGCGGTTATCGCCTACAACCGTTTCGCCGCACGCAGCGAAGTGCTGATCGGTCGTTACTACACCTTCGCCGACGAGTTCCAGGCGATCCTGCACCGCAAAGTGCACACCAGCGAAGAGTAA
- the ybgC gene encoding tol-pal system-associated acyl-CoA thioesterase, with protein sequence MRAQNGLEPFAHRCRVYYEDTDAGGVVYYVNYLKFMERARTERLRHLGFSQQQLAGENLLFVVHSSEARYHAPARLDDELRVTAQVLELNRASLRFVQQVWREKDETLLCEGQFLVAAVRADTFKPRAIPPKLRDAFVADGSGTQSNAGE encoded by the coding sequence ATGCGCGCGCAAAATGGCCTGGAACCTTTCGCACACCGTTGTCGCGTCTATTACGAAGATACCGATGCCGGTGGCGTGGTGTATTACGTCAACTACCTGAAATTCATGGAGCGCGCGCGGACCGAGCGCCTGCGGCACCTGGGGTTTTCCCAGCAGCAACTGGCCGGGGAGAACCTGTTGTTCGTGGTCCACTCAAGCGAAGCGCGTTATCACGCGCCGGCGCGCCTGGACGACGAACTTCGGGTGACCGCGCAAGTACTTGAACTCAATCGCGCCAGCCTGCGTTTCGTGCAGCAGGTCTGGCGGGAAAAGGATGAAACGCTGCTCTGCGAAGGGCAGTTCCTGGTGGCGGCCGTGCGCGCCGACACTTTCAAACCCCGAGCCATACCCCCCAAGCTGCGCGACGCCTTTGTGGCGGACGGCTCGGGTACTCAATCGAATGCAGGAGAATAA
- the ruvB gene encoding Holliday junction branch migration DNA helicase RuvB has translation MIEADRLIAASGRDREEVQDRAIRPLRLDEYIGQPVVREQMALFIQAARGRNESLDHTLIFGPPGLGKTTLANIIAQEMGVSVKSTSGPILERPGDLAAMLTNLEPHDVLFIDEIHRLSPVVEEVLYPAMEDFQLDIMIGEGPAARSIKLDLPPFTLVGATTRAGMLTNPLRDRFGIVQRLEFYSDKDLATIVSRSANILGLVIEDQGAYEIARRARGTPRIANRLLRRVRDYAEVRGKGQITKAVADLALNLLDVDERGFDHSDRRLLLTMIEKFDGGPVGVDNLAAAISEERHTIEDVLEPYLIQQGYIMRTPRGRVVTRHAYLHFGLNVPGRLGEGADFSEAGDE, from the coding sequence GTGATCGAAGCCGACCGCCTGATTGCCGCCAGTGGCCGCGACCGCGAAGAAGTCCAGGACCGTGCCATCCGCCCGCTGCGCCTGGACGAATACATCGGCCAGCCGGTGGTGCGCGAGCAGATGGCGCTGTTCATCCAGGCTGCCCGCGGTCGCAACGAATCGCTCGACCATACGCTAATCTTCGGCCCGCCAGGGTTGGGTAAAACCACCCTGGCCAATATCATCGCCCAGGAAATGGGCGTATCGGTCAAAAGTACCTCGGGGCCGATTCTCGAGCGCCCGGGCGACCTGGCAGCCATGCTGACCAACCTCGAACCGCATGACGTCCTGTTCATAGACGAGATTCACCGGTTATCACCGGTTGTCGAGGAGGTGCTGTACCCGGCCATGGAGGACTTCCAGCTCGATATCATGATCGGCGAAGGCCCGGCTGCCCGCTCGATCAAACTCGACTTGCCGCCCTTCACCTTGGTGGGGGCCACAACCCGCGCCGGTATGCTCACAAACCCGCTGCGCGACCGCTTCGGTATCGTCCAGCGACTTGAGTTCTACAGCGACAAGGACCTGGCGACCATCGTCAGCCGGTCGGCCAATATTCTGGGGCTGGTCATCGAGGACCAGGGGGCTTACGAAATCGCCCGCCGTGCCCGCGGCACGCCGCGTATTGCCAACCGCTTGCTGCGCCGCGTGCGTGACTACGCCGAGGTGCGCGGCAAAGGGCAGATCACCAAGGCAGTAGCCGATTTGGCGCTCAACCTGCTGGACGTAGATGAGCGTGGTTTCGACCATTCCGACCGCCGTCTGCTGCTGACCATGATCGAGAAGTTCGATGGTGGCCCGGTGGGGGTGGATAACCTGGCGGCAGCGATCAGCGAGGAGCGTCATACCATCGAGGATGTGCTCGAACCCTACCTGATTCAGCAGGGCTATATCATGCGTACGCCCCGTGGTCGTGTGGTCACTCGGCACGCCTACCTGCACTTTGGCCTGAATGTTCCCGGGCGCCTGGGTGAGGGGGCAGATTTTTCCGAAGCAGGCGATGAATGA
- the ruvA gene encoding Holliday junction branch migration protein RuvA, whose protein sequence is MIGRLRGTLAEKQPPHLIIDVNGVGYELEVPMTTLYRLPKVGETVTVHTHLVVREDAHLLYGFHEKRERELFRELIRLNGVGPKLALALMSGLEADELVRCVQAQDTSALVRVPGVGKKTAERLLVELKDRFKAWETSPAMFTLVSDGPVPVSGASTAEADAVSALVSLGYKPQEASKAVSAIKDKAGLSSEELIRRSLKGMITK, encoded by the coding sequence GTGATTGGACGTTTGCGCGGTACCCTGGCGGAAAAACAACCGCCGCACCTGATTATCGACGTCAATGGCGTGGGCTATGAGCTTGAAGTGCCCATGACCACCCTGTACCGCCTGCCGAAAGTTGGCGAAACGGTCACCGTGCATACCCATCTGGTGGTGCGCGAAGATGCCCACCTGCTGTATGGCTTCCATGAGAAGCGAGAGCGCGAACTTTTCCGCGAGCTCATCCGCCTCAATGGCGTGGGCCCGAAGCTGGCGCTGGCCTTGATGTCGGGCCTTGAGGCCGACGAACTGGTGCGTTGCGTACAGGCGCAGGACACATCGGCGCTGGTGCGTGTGCCTGGCGTCGGCAAGAAGACCGCTGAACGCCTGCTGGTCGAGCTCAAGGACCGCTTCAAGGCCTGGGAAACCTCGCCGGCCATGTTCACGCTTGTATCGGATGGTCCGGTACCGGTCAGCGGCGCCTCCACAGCCGAGGCCGATGCCGTCAGTGCCCTGGTTTCCCTGGGCTACAAGCCGCAGGAAGCCAGCAAGGCAGTGTCCGCGATCAAGGACAAGGCTGGCCTGAGCAGTGAGGAGCTGATCCGTCGCAGCCTCAAAGGGATGATTACCAAGTGA
- the ruvC gene encoding crossover junction endodeoxyribonuclease RuvC, which translates to MTLILGIDPGSRITGYGVVRQTARGCEYVASGCIRTGSGELHERLQIVFRGVSEIIAQHGPVTMGIERVFMARNPDSALKLGQARGAAIVAAAEAGLEIAEYSATQVKQAVAGTGGANKEQVMLMVMHLLKLTQKPQIDASDALAIALCHAHTRSSLVPHGLATARRRGGRLRL; encoded by the coding sequence ATGACTCTGATTCTTGGTATCGACCCCGGCTCGCGCATCACCGGTTATGGCGTTGTGCGCCAGACTGCCCGTGGTTGCGAGTACGTGGCGTCGGGTTGTATCCGTACCGGCAGCGGCGAGCTGCACGAGCGCTTGCAGATCGTTTTTCGCGGTGTCAGTGAAATCATTGCCCAGCATGGTCCTGTGACCATGGGCATCGAGCGCGTGTTCATGGCGCGTAACCCCGATTCGGCGCTCAAGCTCGGCCAAGCGCGCGGCGCGGCCATCGTCGCCGCCGCCGAGGCCGGCCTGGAAATCGCCGAATACAGTGCGACTCAGGTCAAGCAGGCCGTGGCCGGCACCGGTGGGGCTAACAAGGAGCAGGTGATGCTGATGGTCATGCACCTGCTCAAGCTGACTCAGAAACCACAGATCGACGCCTCTGATGCCTTGGCGATTGCCCTGTGCCATGCCCATACCCGTTCCAGCCTGGTGCCGCACGGCCTGGCCACGGCGCGGCGGCGCGGTGGTCGCTTGCGTCTGTAG
- a CDS encoding YebC/PmpR family DNA-binding transcriptional regulator → MAGHSKWANIKHRKERQDAKRGKIFTKWIRELTVAAKQGGGDPASNPRLRLALDKALGANMSRDIIDRAVARGAGTNESDNVEELSYEGYGPGGVAIMVEAMTDNRNRTAAAVRHAFTKCGGNLGTDGSVAYLFERKGQISFAPGVDEDALMEAAMEADADDVVANEDGSFEVFTSFNSFYAVRNALEEAGFKAADAEIVMQPTTSAELDQEGAEKVLKLIDMLEDLDDVQNVYSNAQISDEIMEKLG, encoded by the coding sequence ATGGCTGGTCATTCCAAGTGGGCGAACATCAAGCACCGCAAAGAGCGCCAGGATGCCAAGAGAGGCAAGATCTTCACCAAGTGGATCCGTGAGCTGACCGTCGCTGCCAAGCAGGGTGGTGGCGATCCGGCCTCCAATCCGCGCTTGCGCCTGGCGCTGGACAAGGCCCTGGGTGCCAACATGAGCCGCGATATCATCGACCGCGCCGTGGCCCGTGGTGCTGGCACCAACGAAAGCGATAACGTTGAAGAGCTGAGCTACGAGGGTTACGGCCCGGGCGGGGTGGCGATCATGGTCGAGGCCATGACCGACAACCGCAACCGTACCGCGGCCGCCGTGCGGCATGCCTTCACCAAGTGTGGCGGCAACCTCGGTACCGATGGCTCGGTGGCCTACCTGTTCGAGCGCAAGGGGCAGATCAGCTTCGCGCCGGGTGTGGACGAAGATGCCCTGATGGAAGCCGCCATGGAAGCCGACGCCGACGATGTCGTGGCCAACGAAGACGGTTCGTTCGAGGTGTTCACCTCGTTCAACAGCTTCTATGCCGTGCGTAATGCCCTGGAGGAAGCCGGCTTCAAGGCCGCAGATGCGGAAATCGTCATGCAGCCGACCACCAGTGCCGAGCTGGATCAGGAGGGGGCGGAGAAAGTGCTCAAGCTGATCGACATGCTCGAAGACCTGGATGACGTGCAGAACGTCTACTCCAATGCACAGATTTCCGACGAGATCATGGAAAAACTCGGCTAA